The proteins below come from a single Oenanthe melanoleuca isolate GR-GAL-2019-014 chromosome Z, OMel1.0, whole genome shotgun sequence genomic window:
- the SKP2 gene encoding S-phase kinase-associated protein 2 isoform X1 gives MLQGSPSCVWCQSGSTLRASGFCCVCRKHLQEIPSSSTNISTSLEWDPGKTSELLSGMGVSVLKKDKLGNENTPQDLLMSSSCLPPKRQKVKDNEKDFVIVRRPWLLREAESGISLDALPDELLLAIFAYLPLKDLLKVSMICKRWHRLSFDESLWQTLDLTGGNLLPGVLGQLLPAGVTVFRCPRSCIGDPLFKTSNLLKIQHLDLSNCTVSAADLHSILCLCEKLQNLSLEGLVLSDNIIKSIARNPNLIRLNLCGCSGFSAEALELMLNSCSMLEELNLSWCEFTASHVKAAVSHVTSKVTQLNLSGYRENLQIADVKTLVERCPLLVHLDLSDSMMLKPECFQYFKQLVFLQHLCLSRCYQISPAALVELGEIRTLKTLQVFGIVTDSSLQLLEEALPDMKINGSHFTSIARPTVGNKKSHEIWGIKCRLTLRNPSFL, from the exons ATGCTTCAAGGATCCCCATCCTGTGTTTGGTGTCAGTCTGGCAGTACCCTCAGAGCCTCTGGGttttgctgtgtctgcagaaaGCATCTCCAGGAGATCCCATCCTCTAGCACTAATATTTCCACCAGCTTGGAATGGGACCCCGGCAAGACTTCGGAGCTTCTCTCGGGGATGGGAGTGTCGGTCCTTAAGAAAGACAAGCTGGGTAATGAAAACACACCACAGGACCTGCTGATGTCGTCGTCCTGCCTTCCTCCAAAACGGCAGAAGGTGAAGGACAACGAAAAGGACTTTGTTATCGTGCGCCGGCCCTGGCTGCTCCGAGAGGCAGAGTCAG GTATTTCTTTGGATGCACTTCCAGATGAGCTGCTTTTGGCAATCTTTGCATATTTGCCCTTAAAGGATTTGCTGAAAGTTTCTATGATTTGCAAGAGATGGCATCGACTTTC GTTTGATGAATCTCTCTGGCAGACTCTTGATTTGACTGGTGGGAATCTGCTGCCAGGAGTGCTTGGACAGTTGCTGCCTGCAGGTGTTACTGTGTTCCGCTGCCCGAGATCTTGCATTGGGGATCCATTGTTTAAAACAAGCAA tcttctTAAAATTCAGCACCTGGATTTGTCAAACTGCACAGTGTCTGCTGCAGATCTCCACAGTATTCTTTGTCTATGTGAAAAGCTGCAGAACCTCAGTTTGGAGGGTCTAGTGCTTTCTGACAACATCATCAA GAGCATTGCTAGAAATCCCAATTTGATACGACTAAATCTCTGCGGGTGCTCAGGGTTTTCTGCTGAAGCTTTGGAGCTGATGTTGAACAGCTGTTCTAT GCTTGAGGAGCTGAACTTGTCCTGGTGTGAATTCACAGCCTCTCACGTCAAAGCAGCAGTCAGTCACGTTACTTCAAAGGTCACACAGTTAAATTTAAGTGGATACAGAGAGAATCTACAAATAGCAG ATGTGAAAACGCTGGTGGAGAGATGTCCTTTGCTTGTCCATTTAGATCTCAG TGACAGCATGATGTTAAAGCCTGAGTGCTTCCAGTATTTTAAACAACTTGTGTTCCTACAACACCTGTGTCTTAGCCGATGTTATCAGATATCACCTGCTGCCTTAGT AGAGCTTGGTGAAATTCGAACACTGAAGACTCTTCAGGTATTTGGAATAGTGACTGAtagctccctgcagctccttgaGGAAGCACTGCCTGACATGAAGATCAATGGTTCACACTTCACCAGCATTGCAAGGCCAACTGTTGGCAATAAAAAGAGCCATGAGATTTGGGGCATCAAATGCAGATTGACACTGAGAAATCCTAGTTTCTTGTGA
- the SKP2 gene encoding S-phase kinase-associated protein 2 isoform X3, whose amino-acid sequence MYSLEWDPGKTSELLSGMGVSVLKKDKLGNENTPQDLLMSSSCLPPKRQKVKDNEKDFVIVRRPWLLREAESGISLDALPDELLLAIFAYLPLKDLLKVSMICKRWHRLSFDESLWQTLDLTGGNLLPGVLGQLLPAGVTVFRCPRSCIGDPLFKTSNLLKIQHLDLSNCTVSAADLHSILCLCEKLQNLSLEGLVLSDNIIKSIARNPNLIRLNLCGCSGFSAEALELMLNSCSMLEELNLSWCEFTASHVKAAVSHVTSKVTQLNLSGYRENLQIADVKTLVERCPLLVHLDLSDSMMLKPECFQYFKQLVFLQHLCLSRCYQISPAALVELGEIRTLKTLQVFGIVTDSSLQLLEEALPDMKINGSHFTSIARPTVGNKKSHEIWGIKCRLTLRNPSFL is encoded by the exons ATGTACAG CTTGGAATGGGACCCCGGCAAGACTTCGGAGCTTCTCTCGGGGATGGGAGTGTCGGTCCTTAAGAAAGACAAGCTGGGTAATGAAAACACACCACAGGACCTGCTGATGTCGTCGTCCTGCCTTCCTCCAAAACGGCAGAAGGTGAAGGACAACGAAAAGGACTTTGTTATCGTGCGCCGGCCCTGGCTGCTCCGAGAGGCAGAGTCAG GTATTTCTTTGGATGCACTTCCAGATGAGCTGCTTTTGGCAATCTTTGCATATTTGCCCTTAAAGGATTTGCTGAAAGTTTCTATGATTTGCAAGAGATGGCATCGACTTTC GTTTGATGAATCTCTCTGGCAGACTCTTGATTTGACTGGTGGGAATCTGCTGCCAGGAGTGCTTGGACAGTTGCTGCCTGCAGGTGTTACTGTGTTCCGCTGCCCGAGATCTTGCATTGGGGATCCATTGTTTAAAACAAGCAA tcttctTAAAATTCAGCACCTGGATTTGTCAAACTGCACAGTGTCTGCTGCAGATCTCCACAGTATTCTTTGTCTATGTGAAAAGCTGCAGAACCTCAGTTTGGAGGGTCTAGTGCTTTCTGACAACATCATCAA GAGCATTGCTAGAAATCCCAATTTGATACGACTAAATCTCTGCGGGTGCTCAGGGTTTTCTGCTGAAGCTTTGGAGCTGATGTTGAACAGCTGTTCTAT GCTTGAGGAGCTGAACTTGTCCTGGTGTGAATTCACAGCCTCTCACGTCAAAGCAGCAGTCAGTCACGTTACTTCAAAGGTCACACAGTTAAATTTAAGTGGATACAGAGAGAATCTACAAATAGCAG ATGTGAAAACGCTGGTGGAGAGATGTCCTTTGCTTGTCCATTTAGATCTCAG TGACAGCATGATGTTAAAGCCTGAGTGCTTCCAGTATTTTAAACAACTTGTGTTCCTACAACACCTGTGTCTTAGCCGATGTTATCAGATATCACCTGCTGCCTTAGT AGAGCTTGGTGAAATTCGAACACTGAAGACTCTTCAGGTATTTGGAATAGTGACTGAtagctccctgcagctccttgaGGAAGCACTGCCTGACATGAAGATCAATGGTTCACACTTCACCAGCATTGCAAGGCCAACTGTTGGCAATAAAAAGAGCCATGAGATTTGGGGCATCAAATGCAGATTGACACTGAGAAATCCTAGTTTCTTGTGA
- the SKP2 gene encoding S-phase kinase-associated protein 2 isoform X2, which yields MYRKHLQEIPSSSTNISTSLEWDPGKTSELLSGMGVSVLKKDKLGNENTPQDLLMSSSCLPPKRQKVKDNEKDFVIVRRPWLLREAESGISLDALPDELLLAIFAYLPLKDLLKVSMICKRWHRLSFDESLWQTLDLTGGNLLPGVLGQLLPAGVTVFRCPRSCIGDPLFKTSNLLKIQHLDLSNCTVSAADLHSILCLCEKLQNLSLEGLVLSDNIIKSIARNPNLIRLNLCGCSGFSAEALELMLNSCSMLEELNLSWCEFTASHVKAAVSHVTSKVTQLNLSGYRENLQIADVKTLVERCPLLVHLDLSDSMMLKPECFQYFKQLVFLQHLCLSRCYQISPAALVELGEIRTLKTLQVFGIVTDSSLQLLEEALPDMKINGSHFTSIARPTVGNKKSHEIWGIKCRLTLRNPSFL from the exons ATGTACAG aaaGCATCTCCAGGAGATCCCATCCTCTAGCACTAATATTTCCACCAGCTTGGAATGGGACCCCGGCAAGACTTCGGAGCTTCTCTCGGGGATGGGAGTGTCGGTCCTTAAGAAAGACAAGCTGGGTAATGAAAACACACCACAGGACCTGCTGATGTCGTCGTCCTGCCTTCCTCCAAAACGGCAGAAGGTGAAGGACAACGAAAAGGACTTTGTTATCGTGCGCCGGCCCTGGCTGCTCCGAGAGGCAGAGTCAG GTATTTCTTTGGATGCACTTCCAGATGAGCTGCTTTTGGCAATCTTTGCATATTTGCCCTTAAAGGATTTGCTGAAAGTTTCTATGATTTGCAAGAGATGGCATCGACTTTC GTTTGATGAATCTCTCTGGCAGACTCTTGATTTGACTGGTGGGAATCTGCTGCCAGGAGTGCTTGGACAGTTGCTGCCTGCAGGTGTTACTGTGTTCCGCTGCCCGAGATCTTGCATTGGGGATCCATTGTTTAAAACAAGCAA tcttctTAAAATTCAGCACCTGGATTTGTCAAACTGCACAGTGTCTGCTGCAGATCTCCACAGTATTCTTTGTCTATGTGAAAAGCTGCAGAACCTCAGTTTGGAGGGTCTAGTGCTTTCTGACAACATCATCAA GAGCATTGCTAGAAATCCCAATTTGATACGACTAAATCTCTGCGGGTGCTCAGGGTTTTCTGCTGAAGCTTTGGAGCTGATGTTGAACAGCTGTTCTAT GCTTGAGGAGCTGAACTTGTCCTGGTGTGAATTCACAGCCTCTCACGTCAAAGCAGCAGTCAGTCACGTTACTTCAAAGGTCACACAGTTAAATTTAAGTGGATACAGAGAGAATCTACAAATAGCAG ATGTGAAAACGCTGGTGGAGAGATGTCCTTTGCTTGTCCATTTAGATCTCAG TGACAGCATGATGTTAAAGCCTGAGTGCTTCCAGTATTTTAAACAACTTGTGTTCCTACAACACCTGTGTCTTAGCCGATGTTATCAGATATCACCTGCTGCCTTAGT AGAGCTTGGTGAAATTCGAACACTGAAGACTCTTCAGGTATTTGGAATAGTGACTGAtagctccctgcagctccttgaGGAAGCACTGCCTGACATGAAGATCAATGGTTCACACTTCACCAGCATTGCAAGGCCAACTGTTGGCAATAAAAAGAGCCATGAGATTTGGGGCATCAAATGCAGATTGACACTGAGAAATCCTAGTTTCTTGTGA